The window tatgtcagcaacatatatgtcacatatatgtcaggaacatatatgtcacatataggtcagcaacatatatgtcacatatatgtcagcaacatatatgtcacatataggtcagcaacatatatgtcacatataagtcagcaacatatatgtcacatataggtcagcaacatgtatgtcacatataggtcagcaacatatgtcacatataggtcagcaacatgtatgtcacatataggtcagcaacatatatgtcacatataggtcagcaacatatatgtcacatataggtcagcaacatatatgtcacatataggtcagcaacatgtatgtcacatataggtcagcaacatatatgtcacatataggtcagCAACATGTATGTCACATGTAGGTCAGCAACATGtatgtcacatataggtcagcaacatgtatgtcacatataggtcagcaacataaatgtcacatatatgtcaggaacatatatgtcacatatatgccagcaacatatgtcacatatatgtcagcaaCATATTTGTCAGCAACATATATGTCaggaacatatatgtcacatatatgtcaggaacatatatgtcacatatatgtcaggaacatatatgtcacatatatgtcaggaacatatatgtcacatatatgtcaggaacatatatgtcacatatatgtcaggaacatatatgtcacatatatgtcagcaacatatatgtcacatatatgtcagcaacatatatgtcacatataggtcagGAACATATATGTCACTTATAGGTCAGGAACATATATGTCACTTATAGGTCagcaacatatatgtcacatataggtcagcaacatatatgtcacatataggtcagcaacatatatgtcacatataggtcagcaacatatatgtcacatataggtcagcaacatatatgtcacatataggtcagcaacatatatgtcacatataggtcagcaacatatatgtcacatataggtcagcaacatatatgtcacatataggtcagcaacatatatgtcacatataggtcagcaacataaatgtcacatatatgtcaggaacatatatgtcacatatatgtcaggaacatatatgtcacatataggtcaggaacatatatgtcacatataggtcaggaacatatatgtcacatatatgtcagcaacatatgtcacatatatgtcaggaacatatatgtcacatatatgtcaggaacatatatgtcacatatatatCAGGAACATATATGCCACATATAAGTCAGCaacatatgtcacatataggtcagcaacatatgtcacatataggtcagcaacataaatgtcacatatatgtcaggaacatatatgtcacatatatgtcaggaacatatatgtcacatataggtcaggaacatatatgtcacatataggtcagggacatatatgtcacatatatgtcagcaacatatgtcacatatatgtcaggaaCATATATGTCagcaacatatatgtcacatataggtcagcaacatatatgtcacatataggtcagcaacatatatgtcacatataggtcagcaacatatatgtcacatataggtcagcaacataaatgtcacatataggtcaggaacatatatgtcacatataggtcagGAACATATATGTCACTTATAGGTCaggaacatatatgtcacatataggtcagcaacatatatgtcacatataggtcagcaacatatatgtcacatataggtcagcaacatatatgtcacatataggtcagcaacatatatgtcacatataggtcagcaacatatatgtcacatataggtcagcaacatatatgtcaggaacatatatgtcacatatatgtcaggaacatatatgtcacatatatgtcaggaacatatatgtcacatatatgtcaggaacatatatgtcacatatatgtcaggaacatatatgtcacatatatatCAGGAACATATATGCCACATATAAGTCAGCaacatatgtcacatataggtcagcaacatatgtcacatataggtcagcaacatatatgtcacatataggtcagCAACATATACGTCACATATAGGTCAGCAACATATACGTCACATATAGGTCAGCAACATATACGTCACATATATGCCAGCAACATATACgtcacatatatgtcagcaaCATATACGTCACATATATGCCAGCAACATACACgtcacatatatgtcagcaaCATATACGTCACATATATGTCATCAACATATACGTCACATATATGTAGggaacatatatgtcacatatatgtcaggaaCATATAcgtcacatatatgtcaggaaCATATACGTCACAAATATGTCAGGAACATATACGTCACATATATGTAAGGAACATATAcgtcacatatatgtcaggaCTCAGGAACATAAACGTCACATATATGTAAGGAACATATAcgtcacatatatgtcaggaaCATATACgtcacatatatgtcagcaaCATAtttgtcacatatatgtcagcaacatatatgtcaggaacatatgtcacatatatgtcaggaacatatgtcacatatatgtcaggaacatatgtcacatatatgtcaggaaCATATGtcacatatgtaaaaaaaaaggggtcacatatatatatttttttcatgtctatggggattagaaaattcAGTCCTGCaagtccaatcaaatcacacataaagggtaaatcgcatcataatgaagaCATGGTTGTTTGGAAGTATTTAAAgcgtccaagaagatgtccaaagtcTTTACATgcgttgacccagagactgtttatatGCATGTCATTGATGACAAGATGACAGATGTTCACTGTATGGTGACCGAAatagccttaaacacccagcaggctcAAGTCGTCAACTTGACGCCATTGAAAATTAGGTTAaggtcagaactcaatgtcaggccaacgtcaatgtccaactttCAACCTAAaactaaccaaatatcaacgtctaatgatgttacagcttgacgttgtgtggacgttaccactctTGACAtatatcagatgttggattttgtttgccataccagatgaataaatgtcagtatttgacatcaatatgttgttggttttagatgttgggtcaaagttggattttggtcactttctaacaacctaattgaccaaatatcaacatcattattggacatcaaaatgacatggtccttagacgctggttagatgttgaattttggtcagcTGACATCACCACCACTTAAATCTAActgaatattaatgtcttatgacgttgtgtgcctgctgggcaataactaaatgcactacagaatgtttcgtttacacacatccacaaattacatgtaaacgcatcagcttttaagAGTGTAATACTCACGACTcttaagtacttttaaaagggctactttttactcatactttgagtaatattcacaacagatacttttactctacttgcactacatttttaggcaagtaatggtacttttacttgagtatgatttttcagtactctttcaacCACtgcatatatgtcagaaacatgtcCACAAAAATGTCAGAAACAAATATGTCCCCTACATGTATAGCACATACATGTCCatatatatgccagaaacatgtaTATATGCAACATGTATGTccatatacacagttgaagttagaattattagtccccctttgaatttatttttcttttttaaatatttttcaacagAGTAAGGGAATgtctgtatgtctgataatattttcttcttctagataaagtcttattcgttttttttcggcaagaataaaagcagttttcaattttttaaacaccattttaaagacaaaattattagcccctttaagctactttttttcCGACTATACAGAacgaaccatcgttatacaataacttgccctattaccctatcctgcctagttaacctaactaacctggttaagcctttaattgtcacttcaagctgaatactagtatcttaaaaaatatctagtaagatattatttactgtcatcatgaccaagataaaataaataacttattagaaatgtattgtaaaaatctttctattaaacagaaattggggagaaatatacaggggagctaataattcaggggagctgataattctgacttcaactgtatataaaatatttccGAATTGATCATAACTAACAAAATTccttatattttttgtatttttaccttaaaagttaaatttagtttgtttacatAATGCAATTTTTTACTTTCTTTGCAAAACgataaacaaattattattaataatgatcatttttaattatgtttatactaataaaatgtttgttttgttgtttctcaaattaatagaataaatttaacattttaatgggTTTCAGTACTGAAATATTTATCCTTAAAGTTAAAATTGTTTATGTAGTGTGTTAAAAAAGTAAACAGAATGGATGAATAATTAGAATTCTCCAAATGTGCACTGTAAGCTATATGTGTGTTTTTTGCATTGACtcggaaaaaaagaaagacagaaagaaagaaagaaagaaagaaagaaagaaagaaggatggaaggaaggaaggaaggaaggaaggaaggaaggaagaaaggaaggaaggatctTGTAAAAGTCTCTGGCAAATCTATGAATGTGAAGTGTAAGTGaatctattcatttatccattcatccatccatccatccatctaaaatttgcagttttTCTTCTCAACAGgtaaactaaacttttttttgtcatatgtTAGCTCTTTACTGTCAAGCCACATATAAAAGTGCAAAATATTGCAAGGACAAGAATCTTAAAAACATGTATCTTTACACAACAGGGCATGGGGTGTTTATAGAGACAGTCTGGAAATAATTCATGTTCTATACATTAATAAGGAACCAATGGTAGAATGTAGGCAAGTATTTTAAATCTTTtgtcttattttaaattatttcaagcTATCCACTTAATCCAGGGGTCACTAATCTCAGTCcttgagggctggtgtccctgcagggtttagttccaacttgcctcaacacacctggatgtttcaagtatagctagtaagatcttgattagcttgttcaggtgtgtttgtttagggttggagctaatatctgcaggacaccggccctccaggaataagtttggtggCCCCTGACTTAATCAGTGATAGCAACATGTAAGTCCACAACACacgattttgattaaaaatggcCAATGTCAAACAAtaagctttaaaaatgtaaacctgtAGGTCCAGCAGGTGGCACGGGATTCACTAGAGAAGGATTGCTGCCGTGAGCCTCTGTTTTTACCTGTTAGGAGataaaacacacactcattctgtGTTCCTCTTACTGTTGGTGCAATTTGAGCAGTATTTTTGCACTCACATGGGTgttgtttatttggtttattttagccAGCACCTCTGGGTTGGGCTCACTGAAATTTGGAGTCTCAGAGAAAATCATGCAGAACCTTTAATAGACGCAAAAAGGAACGGTTACTGCTGTCATTTCCCCTTGCATTAAATAAGTCAGCTGAGATGACCTACTCTCCGATCTTCTGGAGGTCTCCTGTTCTTCCAATATACAGCGTAAGACAGCCTTTAAAGAGAGACGCATATCTGAAAAATATATACACAGGATTATTTTCTTGTGTTTTATACATTTACTTTTACCAAATTGGAGCCTTATAATAACGATCAAAACATGTATTCAAATGTATTATGGTGTCAATTATCTCccttttattattactgttattatcacTATTAATACTACTACCGTTTTTAATTTACATAAGCCACATTATTGTACAGTCTATGGTCAAACCTTAGTAAATGGCGCCATCCAGTGGACAGCATTAATCAATAAAGCAAACTGgtagtaaatattaataataataataaataatattactccGGTCTAATTCTAAAGATGATTTGTCTAACAGTGCAGTAAAGAGTTGTAGATAGAAATGTTTAGCTATAAATATGCTGTTTCCATTAACATAttaatagaaagaaaaaagaaattaaagaatgaaagaaagactTTGGCCTTTAAAACCCCCTTTAacacaacattttacaaaaacaaaaataataaattcacacaaaaaatacTAACAAAACAATTACTGATTAGAAACAAATTTACCACACACTTACAACCccctttatttggaaaaaaaatgtatattatcagTTTGCTTATGACATGAAAAATCAACAGCAACTCTAAATCTGTAAAACAGCAACTCTAAAGtctaaataaagatttaaaaagagACTATTCAAACACTTCACCAACATTTTTACATTGATGTGTTTTTAAATttgctaatttaatttaaatagaaaGAAAGACGCGTGGATTTGACTATAAGAACtggtattattaataatgttattatcacCATCCTCATCAGTAATGAACTGTACTTACCCTCGAGTGAGTCGAATGATGTCTCCGGTTTGAATCAGGCTGCCCACCTCGTCCCACACTGATATGGTGATACTTCCGGTCCTGTCAGCTACTTTACAGGAACGCACTTCGTGTCCGTCCTTTGTTTTAGACACACGACCTGACACATTTTGTTACATTGGAACACACGTAAAATACAAGAATTCTTTAATATACTTTATATTCTGAATATTGCTGCTTGCATAAACATAAAAGCGAAGGGACTTTGATTCAAATTCTTGAACGATTTGTTCTGAACTTATGAATCAGTTCAACCGATTCTCAGAACAAACCCAACTCTAATGACTTATTCACAAGTAAGCTAATTTAATCTGTTTTTCGTTTATCAGTACGGAAAAAAGGTTCGTATGATATATAAAGTGTCATGATTTATAAAGATGAATCTTATTTGTCGACTTAAATgctgattgtgtgtttgtgagcacACTTTTAATAAAGGTGGGCTAGTAGAGAAACAGTTTCCCAACAAACTTACCAGTTTCCAGGACGATGAaaaccaaattaatattttttaatccagCTTTAAGGTCTTTAATCAAGAACGCATTGTCGTTTGGTGAATTtgccattgtaaaaaaaactagaaaagaaaaaacactaaGAAAATCCTACTCAAATTCGATCAAACGCAAACTGCCTGCCACTTATTGACTGATTGTGCCTCGCATGTAATTGATTACAGCACTGCTTTGCTTGATCTAAAATTGCCAGATTAGGTGACGCTTCTGCCTTGCAGAATTTTTTTAACCGAGCCGCACCTCTGTAATCCTTGAAATGCTGTAGAAATAGTGGCCCAGATACTCCGTGACATCAGTTTATTCACGAATGCGTGATTTAAAACGTAATTTGAAAGTGTGGTTGTTTGCTAATCAAAATTAAACATCGTCACGAACAGGATTCGAACCTGTGCGGGGAAACCCCATTGGATTTCGAGTCCAACGCCTTAACCTCTCGGCCACCGTGACTGGTTCATATCTGCCTGCAAAAAACAGTTTATCTACCTCTACATCCATCAGGTGTGATTATTACGCGATTATTTTACGCGATAGAGCCAGTTTCTTTGTATGTTTGggttattttatgttaaaaatgtaaaagctgGATGTTTTTTAATCGTATTTAGGAAGCCTCATAATATGGcttcatttaaaacaaacaggCAGATTACAAAAATTGGAAAGTAGAAGCGCGATGTTCGACAGTATAACCAAAGAAAATATTCTTAGCGTTTAGTTTTTGAGTTTTTAAGATGGATTGAAGTATTTATTTCGCtaatatataaatctatatattgTGCTGTTTAAATTGATTCAACACGACACCAGGTGGCGCTAAAGCATGAAGAATTGTGCAACCAGTTTTAAAACCAACTCTTCATTTTGGGTACGAGAGTTTATACAGTTGTTGGCAAAAATTagttgataaaaacaaattaagacAGATAATGCAGATGCCAATGAATGTATAAGTTGAGAATTCCTCATTACCTCGACATTTCAGGTTTGTCATTGTTTCTGCAGTATTGGGTAACTTAGATTACTTACAAACTGTTGACGGTTGACATTATTCTTCGGTGGATTCAAATGAACGTTACACGTAAGTTAGTTGTTATTAATTTAGGTAATACATTGTAGTTTATGTTTTACGTTTGCTTCACTTGAGGAGTATAACTAATTTGACATGATTTAAGGTTATTAAAATGAAGAGGAAGACAAATAGGCCTTCGGTTTCTTACTATCAGCGTAGTGAATAGCCTACTAGCAACGGTTCCCCAACCTGTTGTTAATTAAAGCactatgtttttattaaaatataataattattttaatcattgcaAAACTTAATACAGAAATCAGAAATATTTTAGGGCATTGTTTGCCTGTATGTCTTTGTGATCATCAATTGATTACAGAACTGTGAACATGCCAATACAATGTTAAATTATTAGGTTAAAAGGGGTACAAAAGGTATTTGGAATCTTGTCACATGGACAAACATAAAAAAGTCTATGAAATTGGtaaactaaaaacatttttatcaaaGTATTTAtccttttttatataaatacaagAGTTTTGGAGTGTAGCGAAATGCTTAACTTCATTTAACTCCTGTCAAGTTCAGTCTATTCTACTTCTAACAACATTAAAGCTTGTAACTCAAAAGTTATTTACCTTAAAATCAAAGTCTAGCTCATAGATAAGACACTTTCTGTCATGTTACAGTTACTTCTGTCTGAGGGATTATGAACAAttgcatgcaaatgtcaaccatgCCATGAAAACAATTCAGGCCTCAAAAAAACAGTGAAACCATTTCTACGTTTTTTTTGTAcatgcaagtattttacagtagggCTGGTTGATTTTTGCAAAAAattataatcacgattattttggtcataattgtaatcacgattattcaaaacgattatcagttgaagtcaaaattattagcgctcctgagatttttaaaaaaataaatatttcccaaatgatctttaacagagcaagaaattttaacagtatttcctctaatgttttttcttctggagaaaagcttatttgttttattttgtctagaataaaagcaggtttaaatattttgaaacccattttaaggtctataatataaacccctttaagcaatatattttttgattgtctgcagaagaaactactgttatacaatgacttgcctaattaccctaattaagccttgaaatcacactttgaatATGAattcttgtattttgaaaaatatctagtcaactattatgtgctgtcatcatagcaaagttaaaataaatcagttattagaaatgagttattaaaactattatgttcagaaatcttctttccattaaacagaaattggggaggaagagggttgctaatattcagttgagacttcaactgcatatatacacagttattttccaccctgcaaaggaaagagaaataaatacaatagaataaaaatgaaacaaactgtgctttaagcatcttcactgtaagaaaaacactttagctacaaaagtccagAGCAGTGAGGAATTTTCtcattttgtttgattaatgataaaaacaggcggcagcaggaattgcgcgctgtcactttaatggtttctcgtTCACGTttttcttttgattctcaactcgtttgtttattacacaaatgagggttaatatgaataatcattaaacactgcgttttgacacctatttgtacattaaagcgctcacgtaaAGATGAGATGCGTGCGCTCTGctgtctcagtgtgcgaatgagaccgaatgctgactgcatgcttctgactgtgtgtgcgcgcatttaAGAGCAACACCTGTACAACTGGAAAAGTgcagtatatgatgcaataatcgtttatctcgattaatggtttttcataatcgttagaagctgAAATCggattttgattaattgcacagccctattttacagtacttaaaaaatgcacaaaaatgtttctgtcaatgttttcatacATTTATATTCAATTTACCAAAGTCCAAttacacaagtgccaatttcacatccgtcacatccataacagagagctGTCACATCTATTgcgaagctttttcctcataaatgcaaacatgtaaaataaaactaaatctgtcatttttgttctatagagagctaACTCTTATCCTTTTGGTTAGCATTATTGCTTTTggcttgtgcagtttaattcccagaatttctacaaagtatgtcgTAGACTGTAAACTCActaacttttttggtcacatccataatgcatgtttattttcctaatttaaaatataattcagtttttttaacagattgatatttttctgattccATAACTCTggggttagttgttttggaaaatataaacatatattacaATATAAGGTGAACATTAtgctttctctgtgaatttatgtttagactttttactgcaaatgttcaCATAGATAACGCTGGAACTGCtcttttacaaaaagaaaaatgagaCAAACTGCTTTGAAGAGGCTACAAACAATTCCAAAAGAACAAGACTGACAAGAAAATGCATaattcaacatttttatttatttgcattttaagaaCAGAACAGAGCGTGCTTCAATAACAACTTGGTAAACAGGTGTCACAGAGACGTTATGAGGTCTCTGCTGTAACTCAGCCTTTTCTTTGGCATGTATTTGTAAAATATGATATAACCAAGACAAAATATAGCTCTCTCATATATTATGAAGTCTTAAAAGATATGCAAACATAGATTAGTGATTACAAGCGTCAgcaaaaatgagttaaaatatgttatatatttaaagACTCAAAAGAATTAAAACCTCATCCCTGTGATAGAAACATCCACCCAAAAGCAAAGATACACACTTCTATGTTTTTGTTCAGCATGTCACTGAAATAAAAAGCTCTAATTACTTGCGGAAAGCAACTATATTCgtaaaacaaacacatatattGGTTCCCACTTACATAAATGTAAAACAGTTCTTGTCTATTATAATAAGGACCACACTTGTGGAAAAATGGTACTCTTTTTACTCATATAGTATTTATTCAGACTTGATTTGTCAGTGCTGTccttaatatgtttatttatttagacctTACCTGCTAACAGCACCATTTTAATTCTGGGTTTGCATTGTAGCTATACATATATCCGTATTAATCTAAAATGCTGTTAGTCAATTCTCACATTTTGAAACTTCAG is drawn from Danio rerio strain Tuebingen ecotype United States chromosome 6, GRCz12tu, whole genome shotgun sequence and contains these coding sequences:
- the nabp1b gene encoding nucleic acid binding protein 1b isoform X1 → MTNLKCRGRVSKTKDGHEVRSCKVADRTGSITISVWDEVGSLIQTGDIIRLTRGYASLFKGCLTLYIGRTGDLQKIGEFCMIFSETPNFSEPNPEVLAKINQINNTHVKTEAHGSNPSLVNPVPPAGPTVNGQAVYSFSAGSREGSFGSGGRHLNRSHWNSGSAFSASGGGQGPKPPVSVTNGRDPRRVLKR
- the nabp1b gene encoding nucleic acid binding protein 1b (The RefSeq protein has 1 substitution compared to this genomic sequence), yielding MANSPNDNAFLIKDLKAGLKNINLVFIVLETGRVSKTKDGHEVRSCKVADRTGSITISVWDEVGSLIQTGDIIRLTRGYASLFKGCLTLYIGRTGDLQKIGEFCMIFSETPNFSEPNPEVLAKINQINNTHVKTEAHGSNPSLVNPVPPAVPTVNGQAVYSFSAGSREGSFGSGGRHLNRSHWNSGSAFSASGGGQGPKPPVSVTNGRDPRRVLKR